The genomic interval AACACAGCCCACTGCTTCTAAGGTATGATAAAGACAGTATCCTACAATTTTCCTTGAAAATGCATCTGTTATTAGACTTAGGTAACTAAATCCCTCCAAGGTTCTGATATATGTTATATCGCTCACCCACAGTTGATTCGCTCCGGTTACTTCCAGCCCTTTAATCAAATTAGGGTACTTTTTTAACCAGTGATGGGAATCTGTTGTCTTTACAAACCGCCTCCTTCTGCGGATTAAGAGGCCATGAAATCGCAACAATTCGAACAACTGATCTCTTCCAATTTTAATACCGTGTTGCTCCAAGTCAGGCATTAATAGAAAAAGTAGTTTTCTGGTTCCCATCAGTGGAATATCGATCCGGTACTCTCTGACTAACGTCAAAACCAGCATGTGAGCTATGGATGTTTTCTTTTCATGCGCTGCTGCATCGTAGTAAGCCTGACGTGTAACACCAAACAGTTCACAGAGACTTCCAAGGCTTTCCTGTGGATGTTTCTGTCTCATTTTCTTTACTGTCTGGTACCAGGCTTTTTTCTGATCTTAATGTGAAGTTCTTGTTCGCTGACTTCGATCATGGTCTGCAATCCGCTAATTTTAAGGTTAGCTTTTTCAAGTTGCTTCGTTAAATCCTGCACCTGTTTGGCAAGAATCCTTGTCTTTGAACTTTCAGTCATATCGCTGATGGCCTCTTCTGCCACCTCCTGTGGCTTTATATTAAACGAAGAAAAATCAGTTATCCATGCACTAAGAGTGTTTCGACTCAGACCGTATTTTTTTGCACAAGCTCTCTGACCAATTAATCCCGAATTTACTTCATGGACAATCTTCCTTTTTTCCCTCTCGCTTAAACGCTCGTAAGGTTTTCGATTTTTGACCGTAACTTTCTTCCCATTTGTTTTCATCCTTTTCTGCTTTAGTGTAAAGCTATATCAGGACAATACATTCAGGTTAGCAGGAAGTGATTCTGCTTGTAAACTGCTACCTTTGCAGCACAACATAGCAGAATAGAGCATGCTTTTTATAGGAAAATACAATACCCTCACCATTGAAAGGGTGACCAGCGTAGGAATGTACCTGAGCGATGTAGAAGGAGAAGAGGTTCTTTTACCCAATCAGTATCTGACGGACGAGATGAAAGTCGAAGACACTATTAAAGTGTTTGTGTATCTCGATTCAGAAGATCGCCCGGTAGCCACCACTGAAACACCCAAGATTATCCGCAATGAATTTGCCTTTTTGCAGGTAAAG from Dyadobacter sp. NIV53 carries:
- a CDS encoding IS3 family transposase produces the protein MRQKHPQESLGSLCELFGVTRQAYYDAAAHEKKTSIAHMLVLTLVREYRIDIPLMGTRKLLFLLMPDLEQHGIKIGRDQLFELLRFHGLLIRRRRRFVKTTDSHHWLKKYPNLIKGLEVTGANQLWVSDITYIRTLEGFSYLSLITDAFSRKIVGYCLYHTLEAVGCVNALKMAVEGLKRDSPYFLIHHSDRGIQYCSAEYVKILEDENIAISMTQSGSPYDNALAERVNGIIKNEFYPKRIYQNHKEALKAITKIIQIYNSKRPHASIDYLTPDQAHAHEGLLSKRWKRYHRKKKSPSEPIEV